The Meiothermus ruber DSM 1279 genome includes the window CCTTCGTTCTGCTGGCAGCAAAACGAATGTGATACCCTGTGGCTAGGTATGCTAGAGCGCCTCGAGGTGCAAAATTTGGCTGTTCTGGAGCAGGTGGCGCTCGATTTCAGCCCTGGGCTAACCGTGCTTACCGGTGAAACCGGCGCGGGCAAGAGTGTGCTGGTAGATGCCTTGTCGCTTCTGCTGGGCGAAAAGGCCGAAGGGCTGGTGCGCTCTGGGGCCGAAACCCTCCTGGTAACAGCCTTCTTTAACGGGAAAAGCCTCTCGCGCAAGGTGGCGCAGGGGCGCAGCACCGCCCGCATTGATGGGGAGGTGGTCAGCCTGCGAGAGTTGAGCGAGGAGACCGCCCAGCACCTAACCATCCATGCGCAGCACGCCTCGCTAACCCTCTTCAGTCGAAAAGCCCAGCGCAAACTGCTCGATTCCCAGGTCAAGCCAGACTTGCTGGTGCGCTACCAGAACGCCTACGGGCAGTATCAATCCATTCTGCGTGAGACGGAGCGGCTGGAAGCCGCGGCGCGCGAACGCGAGCGGAGGCTGGATATCCTGCGTTTTCAAATCGCAGAAATCGACCAGGCCCGGCTGGTGGTGGGAGAAGAGGAGCAGCTCAAGCAAGAGGCGGAGCGCTTGCGGCACCTCGAGGCCCTGCGCGAACGGGTTTCAGCCGCTATAAGCGCCCTGGGCGGGGAAGGCGACGCCCTGGGGCTGGTTACCCTGGCCTCGAGGGAGGTTAAAGCCGCAGGCCGGTTTGATGCCCATCTGGAAAGCCTGAGCCGCGACCTCGAGGCTGCCTTAGACGCGTTGCGGGCGGTGAGCCGCGAGCTAGAGGATTATCTGGAAAACCTCGAGGCCGACCCCCAGCGCCTCGACGAGGTGGAGGCCCGGCTGGCCCTGATCGAGAAGCTGGGGCGCAAGTACGGTGAAGGCATCCCGGCCATCCTCGAGTTTGCCGAGACCGCCCGGCAGGAGCTGGTGGAGCTCGAGGGGGCCGAGGATCGGCTAAGCCAGCTCTATAGCCAAAAAGAAAATGCCTGGAAGGCGCTCCTGGAAGCAGGGCAGCAGCTTACCGAGGCCCGCACCCAGGCCGCAGAGGCTCTGTCGCGCAGGGTCGGCGAAGAAATACGGGCCCTGGGCATGCCGGCTGCACAGTTTCAAGTAGGTCTGGTGCCTTTGGAGCATCCAGGCCCCGAGGGGCTGGAGGAGGTGCAGTTGCTTTTTTCGGCCAACCCCGGCCTGGGCCTGGCCCCGCTGGAAAAGGCTGCCTCGGGCGGCGAGCTTTCGCGGGTCATGCTGGCCCTGGCCCTGTTGACCGGCACCGAGGCCGAAACGGTGGTGTTCGATGAGGTGGATGCCGGGGTAGGGGGTGAGGCCGCCTGGCAGGTGGCCGAGCGGCTGGCCCGGCTGGCCCAGGAGCGCCAGGTGCTGGTGGTGACCCACCTTCCACAAATTGCCGCTCGAGCCCAGAAGCACTACCGGGTGGTCAAGCACGGTGCCAGTGTGGAAATTCAGCAGGTGCAGGATGAAGAA containing:
- a CDS encoding DNA repair protein RecN yields the protein MLERLEVQNLAVLEQVALDFSPGLTVLTGETGAGKSVLVDALSLLLGEKAEGLVRSGAETLLVTAFFNGKSLSRKVAQGRSTARIDGEVVSLRELSEETAQHLTIHAQHASLTLFSRKAQRKLLDSQVKPDLLVRYQNAYGQYQSILRETERLEAAARERERRLDILRFQIAEIDQARLVVGEEEQLKQEAERLRHLEALRERVSAAISALGGEGDALGLVTLASREVKAAGRFDAHLESLSRDLEAALDALRAVSRELEDYLENLEADPQRLDEVEARLALIEKLGRKYGEGIPAILEFAETARQELVELEGAEDRLSQLYSQKENAWKALLEAGQQLTEARTQAAEALSRRVGEEIRALGMPAAQFQVGLVPLEHPGPEGLEEVQLLFSANPGLGLAPLEKAASGGELSRVMLALALLTGTEAETVVFDEVDAGVGGEAAWQVAERLARLAQERQVLVVTHLPQIAARAQKHYRVVKHGASVEIQQVQDEERVRELARMLSGSYSEAALEHARELLLGVNS